GCCAATGATGCCATGGCGGAAAAAGGCGGCACGCTCACGATCATCACTTCCCGGGCCACGCTCGCGGATCAGCCCGCGGCGCCGGATGCGCAGCAGTACGTGCAAATTCAGGTGAGCGACACCGGCTGCGGCATCCCGCCGGAACATTTGCAGAAAATCTTTGAACCCTTCTTTTCCACCAAGGGGCAGAAAGGCAACGGCCTGGGGCTGGCCATCGTGTGGGGCATCGTCGAGAAGCATAACGGCCGGATCACCGTGCAGAGTGAAGTCGGCAAGGGCACGACCTTCACAGTTTTCCTGCCGCTGCAGAATAAAGTCGATGCAAAACCCCGGTATGACGTGGCGCTGCCGGCAGCGTCGCCCGTGTGAGGGAACCACCTGCGCCCCGCTGGCCGTGCCCGAAAGGAGGTTGGAATGGTTGCCATTTTAGTCGTGGCGATGATCCTCGCGTTCATCGTCATTGACGTTTTGGTTCGCATGATCGCCCGCCGTCTGCAGGAGGCGAAAGCGCGCAAGGAGCGGCTCGCCGCCCTGGATATCGGCCTGCGTCTCGATTTTACCCACGAAGCCAAAACGCTCCGCCGCGTGGATGTTCCCCACCCGCTGGCCCGCATTCTCGCCGTGGATGATGAACCGGTGGTGCTGGACAGTTTTCGCAAAATTCTGGTGGTCGCCGGCTACGCGGTCGACACGGTGGAAAGCGGACGCGAGGCGCTCGGCCTGGTGCAAAAGTACAAGTATGATTTCGTTTTCACCGATTTGAAAATGCCGGAAATGGACGGCCTGGATGTGGTGAAAGGCGTCAAACATTTCAGCCCGGAAACCGACGTGGTGGTCATCACCGGCTATGCCACCATCGAATCCGCGGTGAATGCCATGAAGTTCGGCGCGCTGGATTACGTGCAGAAACCCTTCACTGAAGACGAGCTGGTCGAATTCACCAGGAAATGCCTGATTCGCCGGCAGGACCGTTTGGAAAAGCAAATCAAGCCGGTGGTGCACGTGGTGACCACCGGGCGGCCGCCCGAGCACGAATTTCTGCTGCCCGGCGGGGTGTTCATCTCCGAAGGCCACGTGTGGGCCAATGTCACCGTGCCCGGACTGGTGCGCGTCGGCATGGACGACTTCGTGCGCAAGATGATCGGCCGCATCGATGCCATTGAACTGCCCGCCAAAGGCCGGCGCGTCAAAAAGGGCGAACCGTTGTTTTACGTGCAGCAGGGCGGGCGCAGGGCGGCGTTCAAAGCACCGATTTCCGGGACAGTGCATCTGGTCAATACCGAGCTGGCGCAAAACCTGAGCTGGCTGGAAAAGCAACCCTATGAAAAGGGCTGGATCTGCTCGATCAAACCCGACCAGCTTTCCGCTGAAATCGAACAGTTGCGCATCGGCGAGAAGGCCGCGGCCTGGTATCAACAGGAAATCAAACGGGTGCGCGAGCTGCTCATGCCCGCCGGCGGCAACGGTCATCCTGCCATCCTGCCGGAAATGGCGCGGCTGGTCGAAGGGCAGCTTGAAGAGACTGATGACAACACCTGGAAGAAATTTGCCGAATCGTTCCTGTAAAAACCCGGCCGCGCGCTGATCTGACAGCGGTTGCCGTCGCGTTTTGAACTTTGCGCGGCTGCGTCCCTGTCGTCACGCAACCTGCCGCAGTGGTCTGTCGGAACGAAAGGATGAGAAATGACACAACCGGTCGCGAATGCGACGAAGGCGAAATTGACCGAGTTGGTGGCTTATCAGCCGGCGGCGGTGGTCAGCCGCACGCTTTTGGCGCGCAAGGCTGGCACGGTGACGTTGTTCGCGTTCGATGCCGGCCAGGGCTTGAGCGAACACACCGCGCCCTTCGACGCGCTGGTTCAGATTTTGGAGGGTGAAGCCGAAGTCATGATCAGCGGTGCCAGCCAGCGCCTGCAGGCCGGGGAGATGGTCATCATGCCGGCGCAACAGCCGCACGCGCTGCAGGCCGTCACGCCCTTTAAGATGCTGCTGACCATGATTCGTGAGCGCGCGTGAAGCGATGCCCTGCGCGGGGTTGCGGCAGCGCGCTTTTGCCATACTGCCGGCAGGGCAAAAAGGACGACAGCGGGTGGAGTGCATGCCAAAATTATTGCCCCAACAACTGCGTCGCAGCTATGATCCGGCCGCCCTGGGCGTGGCAACCACCGCCGAGCTCGAGACACAGGAGAACATCATCGGCCAGCAGCGGGCGGTTTCGGCGCTGCAGTTCGGTCTGGAGATTCGTGAGAACGGCTTCAACATCTATGTTGCCGGTCCGCCGGGCATCGGCAAAATGACGGCGGTGCAATCCTTCCTGATGGAACTGGCGCGCCGCAAAGAAACGCCGCCGGACTGGTGCTACCTCAACAACTTCGAAGATTCCTACCAGCCCAAAAGCTGCCGGCTGCCGGCCGGTCGCGGGCATGAATTGCAGCAGGATGTGAAGGCGCTGGTCGAGCATCTGCGCCGCGAAATACCCCGCGCCTTCGAGAGCGAGGAATACAGCAACCGCCGCGATGAGATTGTCAAATCGCTGGAGCAGCAGCGGGCGCAGGCGATGGAGAAGCTGAGTCTGCAAGCCAGCCAGGCGGGATTCATGCTGCAAGCCACCCCTTTGGGCCTCGCCACCATTCCCACCCACAAGGGCCAGCCACTCAGCGACGCCGATTTTCAGGCGCTGCCGGCACAGATGCGCGAAGAGTTTCAACAGCGCCATGAGGTGCTCAAGGAGGAGCTCAAGGCCGCGATGAAACACCTGCGCGAACTCGAACGGGCGGTGCAGGAAAAGTTGCAGGCGCTCGATCAGCAAGTGGCGCTCTATGTGATCGGCGGGCTGATGGAAGAGTTGCATGAAAAATACCGCGATCTGCCCGCGGTGGTCGAACATCTGCAGGACATGCAGAAGGACATGCTCGAACATCTCGAGACTTTCAAGACCGGCGTGGCCACCAATCCGGCGGCGGAGGCCGCGGCGGCCGGCTCGCCCTGGTTGCGCGAGCTGCCTTTCCGCAAATATCAAGTCAACGTGCTGGTGGACAATCGCGAGCAAAAGGGCGCGCCGGTGGTGCTCGAGCTCAATCCCAGCTACAACAATTTGTTCGGCCGCGTCGAAAAGGAAGTGCAGTTCGGCGCGCTGTATACCGATTTCACCATGATCAAGGCCGGTTCGTTTCACCGCGCCAACGGCGGTTACCTGGTGATGCCGGCGGAGGATCTGCTGCAAAATTTGCTGAGCTGGGACGGCACCAAGCGGGCGTTGCGCAGCGGCGTGGTCGAAATCGAGGAAATCAGCGAGCGGCTGGGATTTGTTGCCACCAAGAGCCTGCGGCCGCAGCCGATTCCCATCAACATCAAAGTCGTGCTGGTCGGCCGGCCGCTGCTGTACTATCTCCTGCATGCGCTCGATGAAGAGTTTCCCGAGCTGTTCAAAGTCAAGGCGGACTTCGACACGCGCATGGACAGCAACGCACAAAACCTCCGCGACTTTCTTGCGTTCCTGCCCACCTTCTGCAACAAGGAAAAACTCCGGCATCTCGATGCCACGGCCGTGGCCAAACTGCTGGAGCACAGTGCCCGGTTGGCCGAAGACCAGGAGAAACTCTCGACGCATTTCGGCGTGCTGGCGGACATCATCCGCGAGGCCAATTTCTGGGCGCAGCAGGCGGAGGCCGCCCGCATCAGCGCGGCGCACGTGCAGCAGGCGCTGGACGCCAAAGTCTATCGCTCCAACCTGCTGCAAGACCGTCTGCAGGAGATGATCACCAACGGCACCCTGCTCATCGATACGGAGGGCGAGCGCGTCGGCCAGGTCAATGGGCTGTCGGTGATCAGTGTGGGGGACTATCAGTTTGGCCGGCCCAGCCGCATCACCGCCAGCGTCGGGCCGGGCCGCGATGGTGTCATCGACCTCGAGCGGGAAGTCCATCTCGGCGGCCCGATTCACAGCAAAGGTGTTTTGATTCTGAGCGGCTATCTCACCCGGCAATTCGCCGCAACTTCGCCGCTGACACTCTCGGCACGCCTGGTGTTCGAACAGAGCTACGAGGGCATCGAAGGCGACAGTGCCTCCTCGGCCGAGCTTTTTGCCCTGCTGTCCGCGTTGTCCGGCATCCCGATCAAGCAGGGCATTGCCGTTACCGGCTCGGTGAACCAGGCCGGTGAGATGCAGGCCATCGGCGGCGTCAATCAGAAAATCGAAGGTTTCTTTGAGGTATGCCAAGCGAAGGGCCTGACCGGCCGGCAGGGCGTGATCATCCCGCAAAGCAATGTGCGCAATCTGATGCTGCGGGAAGAGGTGGTGCAGGCCGTGGCCGACAACAAGTTCTCGCTTTGGGCGGTGTCCACCGTGACGGAAGGCATCGAGATTCTCACCGGCGTGCCGGCCGGCGAGCGCGGAGCGAACGGCAAATTCCCCGTCGGTACGGTCTATCAGCGCGTGGAAAAACGTTTGCAGGAATTTGCCGAGCGCCTGCGCAAACTGGGCAGGGAGAAGAAGGGCCGCCGCAAATCCGGCAGGCAAAAAACGCGCGCCCGACCACGCAGCCGGCGGAGAAAATGACGGGCGGGAGCATGCCTCGGCAAACCGCCGGCGATTGCCCGGCATGCGGCAGTCGGTGCCGGCGGGCCGGCACGACACCGCCCTGCAAAAGTCGGTTTGACGGTGCGGCGGTCGGTGAGTCATGGTCGAAATTGCGGTGGCGAAAATTCCGCCGCGGGCCCTCCGAAGCTTGAACTCCGGCGCGATCGGCAGCACGCCCTGCCTTTCCTCTCATTGCAATCGTCGGACGCGCATGCTTTGCCGCGCCTGCCCCGGAATTCGGACAATACAGCCCCAAACGTTGTGGAATGCGACCCATGGTCAGAGTGATCCATTTCCTGATTCTGCTCGTGTGCTTTCAGCTTGCCGCCTGCCGTCACAACGGCATGAAGCAGAGCCCTGCCAGCAATCATCGCAGCGAAATGGAGCCGGTGCCCGTGCGCGTGCAGAAGCTCGAGCCGGTGCACTTCGACGTCACGCTGCAAGTCGCCGGTGTTGTCAAGGCATTTGAGGACGTCTATCTCAGCCCCGAAGAGGGCGGGGTGGTGCAGGAATGGCGGGTGCACAAGGGGCAAGACGTCAAAAAGGGTGAAATCATTGCCGTGCTCGGTGACGAGGTGCTGCGCGCCAGTTATGCCGCGGCCGAGGCGCAATACAAGCTGGCCGAGTTGAATTTTGAGAAACAGGAAAAAATCTTCAGCGACCAGTCGATCAGCGAAATACAATACAAGACCGCGCAATATACGCGCGACGCGGCCAAAGCCCAGGCTGAGTTGATGAAGGCACGCTGGCAGCGCACGCAAATCAAAAGTCCCATCAACGGCGTGCTGGATGACCGCCTGGTCGATGAGGGCGAGTTCGCGCCGCCGGCCACCCCGATCGCCCACATCGTCAACACCCGGCGGGTCAAAATTCTGGCCGAGCTTCCCGAAAGGCACGCGGGCAGCGTCGCCCCCGGTTCGCCGGTTGTGGTGACACTCGATGCCGTGCCCGGTGACACGCTCAGCGGAGTGATCGCTTTCGTCGGCCAAACCGTGTCACCCACCAATCGCGCGCTGCCGGTCGAAATTTATCTCGACAACCGTCAGGGCCGGCTCAAACCCGAGATGGTGGCCAAGGTGCGGGTCGTGCTTGCCGCGAAGGACGATGCCCTGCTGGTGAGCGAGCATGCCGTTCTGCAGGTGGATCGTGACCGGCTCATCGTTTATGTCGAGAACGCCGGCACCGCGCAGGAACGCATGGTGACGCTGGGCGGGCGGCAGGGCAATCTGGTGGAGATCGTTTCCGGTTTGGCACCCGGTGAGCGGGTGATTGTTTCGGGATTTCAACGCCTGGTGAATGGTTGCCCGGTGATGATCAGTGAATGATTGCAAGACCGCCGCCCTGCAAGCATGACCCGCCGCCGCCGGGACGCTGCGATTTTTTGCGGCCGGTGGCGGTGGGCTGCCGGGCGGCGGGTGTGGCCATGGCACTGCTGCGTGCGGTTGCCAACTTTGTCTTCCGGTAGTGCGCGAGGCGTCCATGTGGTTGTCGAATCTTGCCGTGAAAAACCGTGTCGCCGTTTATGTGTTGATGGCGATCATCATCCTGCTCGGCTGGAATGCCTACACCTCGCTGCCGCGCGAGGCGGCACCGGACATCACCATCCCGCTGGTCATCGTATCCGTGCCGTACCTCGGCGCCTCCCCGACGGATGTCGAAGGGTTGGTGACGCAGCCGCTGGAACGCAATCTCAAATCGCTCAAAGACGTCAGGCAGATCACGTCGGCCTCGAAAGAGGGGCTCGCCACGATTCGTGTCGAATTCAACACCGGCATCGACATCGACGACGCCCTGCGCCGTGTGCGCGATGAAGTCAATTCCACCCGGCCCGAGCTGCCTGATGACATCCTCGATCCCATCATTTCGGAAATCAACATTAGCGAGTTTCCGATCCTGTACGTCAATGTCGGCGGCAACGTCGGCCTGGTCCGCCTCAAAGAGATTGCCGAGGATTTGCAGGACAAGATCGAAGCCATCCCCGGGGTGCTGCGTGCCGACCTCAACGGCGGCCTGGAACCGGAGGTGCAGGTAAACTGCGATCTCTACCGCCTCGCCGCCTATGAAATCAGTTTCGACGATGTTGCCAATGCCGTGCGTGCGGAAAACTTCTCCCTGCCGGGCGGCGCGATCGACACCAAAGAGCGGAATTTCACCGTGCGCATACCCGGCGAATTCAAAGAGGTGCGGCCGCTGGAAGACATCGTCGTCAAGGTGCGCCAGGGCCGGCCCATCTATTTGCGTGATGTTGCCACGGTGGATTATTCTTTTGAAGACCGGCTCACCTATTCCCGCCTCAACGGCAGCGAAGTGGTGACGTTGGGTGTGCGCAAACGTGCCGGGGAAAATCTCATTCGCATTGCCGATCAGGTGAAACAAATCGTCGCGGCCGGGCAGGCCCGGCTGCCGGCGGGCGTGACGCTGGAGATTTCCAATGATCAGTCCCGCAACGTGAGACGGCTGGTGCGCGAGCTGGAAAACAGCATTTTTACCGGCATGTTTCTCGTCGTGCTCACCCTCTTCATGTTTTTCGGCTTCAAGAACTCTTTGCTGATCGCCACCGCCATTCCATTTTCGATGTTGATCGGCTTCACCGTGCTGGCGGCGTTTCACATCACGCTCAATTTCGTGGTGTTGTTCACGCTGGTGCTGGTGCTGGGCATTTTGGTGGATGATGCCATCGTGGTGATCGAGAACATTTATCGCCATCAGCAGGAATACCGCCAGAAGCCGGTGACGGCCGCGCAGGCGGCCACCGCGGAAGTGGCGCTGCCGGTGATCACCTCGACGGTGACCACCGTGTCAGGCTTCATTCCGCTGCTGTTTTGGTCCGGGGTGGTGGGCGACTTCATGTGGTACTTGCCGGTCACGCTCATCGTCACGCTCGGCGCCTCGCTGCTGGTGGCTTTCATCATCAGCCCGGTGCAGGGCGCGCAGTGGATCGACTACCAGAAGGAAATCCGCCGGGCGCGGGCGAATCTCGAACATCCGCGCTGGTACAAAAAATACAACCCGTTCACGCTGCTTTACCACAAGGTCGACGAGCAGTTTTTCCCCTTCCTGCAGCGGCAGTATGTCAAAACGCTGCATTGGACGCTGCAACGCAGGGGGCTGACCATCGCCGTGTCCGTGGCTTTTCTGTTGGCCGTGGTGCTGTTGTTCATCGTGTTCAACACCGGCGTCGAGTTTTTTCCGAACGTCGAACCCTCGCTCGTGCGGGTCGTGGTGGAATGTCCCGCCGGCACCTCGCTGGACGTGACCAATGGCATTGCGCAATCTCTCGAAGAACGGCTGGCGCAGATTCCCGGCAGGAAGGACATCGAGTTTGTCGTGGCGACCACCGGCACTTCGGAAGACCCGTTTGATTTCGGCGGCCAGGGCACGCCCAACAAAGCGCAGATCGCCATCAATTTCCACGAAAAACTGCAACGCCGGCAAAGCAGTTTTGTCACGCTCGAGGAAATTCGGCGCAGCACCACGGGCATCGCCGGCGCGGAAATTCGTGTTACCCGGCAGGAGATGGGGCCGCCGGTGGGTGCACCGGTGAGTGTCGAGATTTCCGGCGAGGATTATGCCCAACTCGCCGGCCTCAGCCGCCGCATCAGGGAAAAAATCAAATCCGTGCCCAATTTGGTTGATTTGAAGGATGACTACGACCTCGGCAAGCCGGAGGTGCTGGTGCTCGTCGATCGCGAGAAGGCCGGACGCCTCTGGTCGAGCACGCGCCAGGTCGCGGCCACGGTGCGCGCCGCCATCAACGGTGTGGAAGCCTCGAAGTTTCGCGTCGGTGAGGACGAATACAAGATTCGCGTGCGCGCGCTTGCCGCGCAGCGCCGCAACCCCGAGGATTTGGAAAACGTTCACATCACCTTCATGAACATGGAAGGCCGGCGCTATTCCTTCCCGCTCAACGCTGTCGCCGAGATTCGCCGCACTTCCGCCATCACCGACATCCGCCGCAAGGACATGAAGCGGGTGATCACCATCACCGGTGAAGTCGAGGGCCGTCTGGCCTCCGAAGTGCTCAACGACGTCAAAGCCCGTCTCGCCGATTTCGATCTGCCGGCGGGCTACGAGCTCAAATTCACCGGCAAAGATGAGGAACAAAAGAAAGCCGAGGCCTTTCTCAAGGATGCCTTCGTCATCACCCTGCTGCTGGTCTTCCTGATCCTGGTTGCGGAGTTCAACTCGATCCGTGTGCCGTTCGTGATCATGCTGTCGGTGCTGCTGTCGCTGATCGGTGTGCTGATCGGCCTGATGGTGACACGCCTGCCCTTCAGCGTGATCATGACCGGCGTGGGCGTGATTGCGCTCGCCGGCATTGTGGTGCGCAACGGCATCGTGCTGCTCGATTTCGCCAAACAAAAGCTGCACCAGGGTCTGCCTCTGGAGCAGGCCCTGCTGGAAGCCGGCCGCGTGCGTTTGCGTCCGGTGCTGCTCACCGCCGCCGCCACCGTGCTGGGTGTGCTGCCGCTGGCGACCGGCATCGATTTCGACTGGCACGAGCTGCATTTCGTCATCGGCGCGGAAAGCGCGGCGTTCTGGGGCCCGCTCGGCGTGGCGATTATCTTTGGCCTGACCATCGCGACTTTTCTGACATTGGTGATCGTGCCGACTTTCTATGCACTGCTCGAAAGCTGGTCGCAGGGCCTCGCTGCGTTGGCGCGCAGAATCGTCACCCGTGATGATGATTCCGTGGCAAGGGAAAAGAGCAGATGATATTCGCCGGTGCCCGGCAGTGTGCGGGGTGACGGGCGGCCGGGGTTTGGGCAACCGGTGAACAATCGCGGCATTGCAAATCGCCGCAACCTTCGCGAGGAAAACCCGTGCGCGCAAAACCAGAGGCTGTCCGCAAGCTCACCTTCATCAAGACCGCCCATACGGTGATTTGGGCATTTTTCGTGGTGGTCATTGGCTACATTTTGTATGCCGGAATTTTTAATGAGCTCGACATTTGGGTTTGGATTGCCATCGGCTTGATCATTTTGGAGGGTGTTGTATTACTGCGCAATAGCGGGCATTGTCCCTTGACTCTCATGGCCGCGAAATATACCGCAAACCGGGATGACAACTTTGATATTTTCCTGCCCAACTGGCTGGCCAGGCACAACAAGATCATTTTTGGCACGATTGGGCTCGCGGGAGTCATGCTTGTCATTTACAGGGTGATGACATAGCGCGATCATAGCCGCAACCAAATTGGTCAACCGCGAAGCCGCAAGGAGCGCGCAGAATCTCTTTTTGTTGCTCATGCTGTGGCGTTCAAGCATGCGTTGCGATTTATTCACCATTCGCAGTTTGCCTTCTTTCACTGGTTTGGCGTTCCAGTTCAATAAGAACCCGGGCCGGCAGTCGCGTCATTGCAAGCAGGTCAGTAGTTTGGCCGCGTGTATTGGCAGCAGTTTTGGATACAACTTCGATGAGCCTGTCAATGCGGCAGCCGGTGTCAATCTGCCGGCCGTCATATAGAAGCGGTGGCGATACCTCGCAAGCCACTCGCAAACCGCGCTCGCGCAGTTTTTAAGCATAACACTGCCGGCAGGGCGACCCGACGCGTGAAGCCGGCGATGCCATTCGCTTGACGTGCGTTACGCTCCTGGCAGTGCAAAAAGCGGTTAAAAAATCCTCGCGATTGTGATGGTTTTGCCAGGAAAGTGCCATAGTGCGCCCATCATGGTGGGCCCTTTGCATATTGCTGATGTGTTGGGGCGCGCCCCGCAGGAACCATGAAGGCAGACAACAAACAGGCGGCACACAGTTGAACGACGAATGCGAAAGACCCGCCGTGACACCCGCCTCCGCCGAACATTGTCCGTCCTTTCCCGCCCGCTTTTACGAGGAGAAACACAATGCTGCTCCGCTACACTCTCGCCTGGTTTCTTTTGATGATCGCCGCCATCGGCAACGGCGCCATTCGCGAGGCCGTTTACAAAAACCGCCTCGGCGATTTGCACGCACATCAGCTCTCCACCCTCACCGGCATTGTCTTGTTCGGCGTGATCGTTTGGGCCTTGAGCCGGATCTGGCCGCTGGCCTCGACCAAACAGGCCTGGACGGCGGGCTTTCTCTGGTTGAGCCTGACGATTGCATTTGAGTTTCTGTTTGGCCATTTTGTCGCCGGCCATCCTTGGCACAGACTGCTGCAGGATTACAATATTTTTGCCGGCCGCGTGTGGCCGCTGGTTTTGATTTGGGTGACAATTGCGCCCTGGGTGTTTTACAAGTTGCGGTGAAGGAAGCGAAAAGCACGGGG
The window above is part of the candidate division KSB1 bacterium genome. Proteins encoded here:
- a CDS encoding response regulator; the protein is MVAILVVAMILAFIVIDVLVRMIARRLQEAKARKERLAALDIGLRLDFTHEAKTLRRVDVPHPLARILAVDDEPVVLDSFRKILVVAGYAVDTVESGREALGLVQKYKYDFVFTDLKMPEMDGLDVVKGVKHFSPETDVVVITGYATIESAVNAMKFGALDYVQKPFTEDELVEFTRKCLIRRQDRLEKQIKPVVHVVTTGRPPEHEFLLPGGVFISEGHVWANVTVPGLVRVGMDDFVRKMIGRIDAIELPAKGRRVKKGEPLFYVQQGGRRAAFKAPISGTVHLVNTELAQNLSWLEKQPYEKGWICSIKPDQLSAEIEQLRIGEKAAAWYQQEIKRVRELLMPAGGNGHPAILPEMARLVEGQLEETDDNTWKKFAESFL
- a CDS encoding cupin domain-containing protein — encoded protein: MTQPVANATKAKLTELVAYQPAAVVSRTLLARKAGTVTLFAFDAGQGLSEHTAPFDALVQILEGEAEVMISGASQRLQAGEMVIMPAQQPHALQAVTPFKMLLTMIRERA
- a CDS encoding AAA family ATPase, which translates into the protein MPKLLPQQLRRSYDPAALGVATTAELETQENIIGQQRAVSALQFGLEIRENGFNIYVAGPPGIGKMTAVQSFLMELARRKETPPDWCYLNNFEDSYQPKSCRLPAGRGHELQQDVKALVEHLRREIPRAFESEEYSNRRDEIVKSLEQQRAQAMEKLSLQASQAGFMLQATPLGLATIPTHKGQPLSDADFQALPAQMREEFQQRHEVLKEELKAAMKHLRELERAVQEKLQALDQQVALYVIGGLMEELHEKYRDLPAVVEHLQDMQKDMLEHLETFKTGVATNPAAEAAAAGSPWLRELPFRKYQVNVLVDNREQKGAPVVLELNPSYNNLFGRVEKEVQFGALYTDFTMIKAGSFHRANGGYLVMPAEDLLQNLLSWDGTKRALRSGVVEIEEISERLGFVATKSLRPQPIPINIKVVLVGRPLLYYLLHALDEEFPELFKVKADFDTRMDSNAQNLRDFLAFLPTFCNKEKLRHLDATAVAKLLEHSARLAEDQEKLSTHFGVLADIIREANFWAQQAEAARISAAHVQQALDAKVYRSNLLQDRLQEMITNGTLLIDTEGERVGQVNGLSVISVGDYQFGRPSRITASVGPGRDGVIDLEREVHLGGPIHSKGVLILSGYLTRQFAATSPLTLSARLVFEQSYEGIEGDSASSAELFALLSALSGIPIKQGIAVTGSVNQAGEMQAIGGVNQKIEGFFEVCQAKGLTGRQGVIIPQSNVRNLMLREEVVQAVADNKFSLWAVSTVTEGIEILTGVPAGERGANGKFPVGTVYQRVEKRLQEFAERLRKLGREKKGRRKSGRQKTRARPRSRRRK
- a CDS encoding efflux RND transporter periplasmic adaptor subunit, giving the protein MVRVIHFLILLVCFQLAACRHNGMKQSPASNHRSEMEPVPVRVQKLEPVHFDVTLQVAGVVKAFEDVYLSPEEGGVVQEWRVHKGQDVKKGEIIAVLGDEVLRASYAAAEAQYKLAELNFEKQEKIFSDQSISEIQYKTAQYTRDAAKAQAELMKARWQRTQIKSPINGVLDDRLVDEGEFAPPATPIAHIVNTRRVKILAELPERHAGSVAPGSPVVVTLDAVPGDTLSGVIAFVGQTVSPTNRALPVEIYLDNRQGRLKPEMVAKVRVVLAAKDDALLVSEHAVLQVDRDRLIVYVENAGTAQERMVTLGGRQGNLVEIVSGLAPGERVIVSGFQRLVNGCPVMISE
- a CDS encoding efflux RND transporter permease subunit, translating into MWLSNLAVKNRVAVYVLMAIIILLGWNAYTSLPREAAPDITIPLVIVSVPYLGASPTDVEGLVTQPLERNLKSLKDVRQITSASKEGLATIRVEFNTGIDIDDALRRVRDEVNSTRPELPDDILDPIISEINISEFPILYVNVGGNVGLVRLKEIAEDLQDKIEAIPGVLRADLNGGLEPEVQVNCDLYRLAAYEISFDDVANAVRAENFSLPGGAIDTKERNFTVRIPGEFKEVRPLEDIVVKVRQGRPIYLRDVATVDYSFEDRLTYSRLNGSEVVTLGVRKRAGENLIRIADQVKQIVAAGQARLPAGVTLEISNDQSRNVRRLVRELENSIFTGMFLVVLTLFMFFGFKNSLLIATAIPFSMLIGFTVLAAFHITLNFVVLFTLVLVLGILVDDAIVVIENIYRHQQEYRQKPVTAAQAATAEVALPVITSTVTTVSGFIPLLFWSGVVGDFMWYLPVTLIVTLGASLLVAFIISPVQGAQWIDYQKEIRRARANLEHPRWYKKYNPFTLLYHKVDEQFFPFLQRQYVKTLHWTLQRRGLTIAVSVAFLLAVVLLFIVFNTGVEFFPNVEPSLVRVVVECPAGTSLDVTNGIAQSLEERLAQIPGRKDIEFVVATTGTSEDPFDFGGQGTPNKAQIAINFHEKLQRRQSSFVTLEEIRRSTTGIAGAEIRVTRQEMGPPVGAPVSVEISGEDYAQLAGLSRRIREKIKSVPNLVDLKDDYDLGKPEVLVLVDREKAGRLWSSTRQVAATVRAAINGVEASKFRVGEDEYKIRVRALAAQRRNPEDLENVHITFMNMEGRRYSFPLNAVAEIRRTSAITDIRRKDMKRVITITGEVEGRLASEVLNDVKARLADFDLPAGYELKFTGKDEEQKKAEAFLKDAFVITLLLVFLILVAEFNSIRVPFVIMLSVLLSLIGVLIGLMVTRLPFSVIMTGVGVIALAGIVVRNGIVLLDFAKQKLHQGLPLEQALLEAGRVRLRPVLLTAAATVLGVLPLATGIDFDWHELHFVIGAESAAFWGPLGVAIIFGLTIATFLTLVIVPTFYALLESWSQGLAALARRIVTRDDDSVAREKSR